In one Pempheris klunzingeri isolate RE-2024b chromosome 8, fPemKlu1.hap1, whole genome shotgun sequence genomic region, the following are encoded:
- the LOC139204969 gene encoding trypsin-1: protein MRSLVFVLLIGAAFATEDDKIVGGYECKAYSQPHQVSLNSGYHFCGGSLVNENWVVSAAHCYKSRVEVRLGEHNIRVSEGTEQFISSSRVIRHPRYSSYNINNDIMLIKLSKPAILNQYVQPVALPTSCAPAGTMCRVSGWGNTMSSTADGNKLQCLEIPILSDRDCENSYPGMITDAMFCAGYLEGGKDSCQGDSGGPVVCNGELQGVVSWGYGCAEKNHPGVYAKVCLFNEWLESTMASY from the exons ATGAGGTCTCTGGTCTTCGTTCTGCTCATCGGAGCTGCTT TTGCCACGGAGGACGACAAGATCGTCGGTGGGTATGAGTGCAAAGCCTACTCCCAGCCCCATCAGGTGTCTCTGAACTCTGGCTACCACTTCTGTGGCGGCTCCCTGGTCAACGAGAACTGGGTtgtgtctgctgctcactgctaCAAGTC CCGTGTTGAGGTGCGTCTCGGAGAGCACAACATCAGGGTCTCTGAGGGAACTGAGCAGTTCATCAGCTCCTCCCGCGTCATCCGCCATCCCAGGTACAGCTCCTACAATATCAACAATGACATCATGCTGATCAAGCTGAGCAAGCCCGCCATCCTCAACCAGTACGTGCAGCCTGTGGCTCTGCCCACCAGCTGTGCCCCCGCTGGCACCATGTGTAGAGTCTCTGGCTGGGGCAACACCATGAGCTCCA CTGCTGACGGCAACAAGCTGCAGTGCCTGGAGATCCCCATCCTGTCTGACAGAGACTGTGAGAACTCCTACCCCGGCATGATCACTGACGCCATGTTCTGCGCTGGATACCTGGAGGGCGGCAAGGACTCCTGCCAG ggtgACTCTGGTGGCCCCGTCGTGTGCAACGGTGAGCTGCAGGGTGTTGTGTCCTGGGGCTACGGGTGTGCTGAGAAGAACCACCCCGGTGTCTACGCCAAG GTCTGCCTCTTCAACGAGTGGCTGGAGTCCACCATGGCCAGCTATTAA